A genomic window from Vagococcus sp. CY52-2 includes:
- a CDS encoding S26 family signal peptidase has protein sequence MSSEEKQYVERIIGLPGETVCYKKKQLFINN, from the coding sequence GTGTCTAGCGAAGAAAAACAATATGTAGAGCGTATTATTGGTTTACCTGGAGAAACTGTTTGCTATAAAAAGAAGCAACTTTTTATCAATAATTAA
- a CDS encoding S26 family signal peptidase, with product MFSYKLNRHEFFVLDDNGGNSIDSRHFGCINKRNIVGKMIYLFFPLPSIGKIN from the coding sequence ATTTTTTCTTATAAATTAAATCGTCATGAATTTTTTGTTTTAGATGACAATGGAGGAAATTCTATCGACAGTAGACATTTTGGTTGTATTAATAAACGCAATATTGTGGGAAAAATGATTTATCTTTTTTTTCCACTTCCTTCTATTGGAAAAATAAATTAA